The Lacticaseibacillus pabuli region ACCTGGAATTATTCACCGCAACCAGATGGCACATTACCTGGATGCCAAGGACTTGCGCTTGGTCTCACCAAGCAAGGTCATTCGTCCCAAGACTTACCAGCTCAATGATGAACAAACCCTGTTCCTCGCGGGGTTGGCACGTTTTGATTACCTGCGTGGCCCTCGTGCCGGTTTCACCGTGTATGCGGACAACCAGCTGATGATTCACCGGACCAAACTTGAAACTGCCGATGACTTTTACGACCGGCAGAAGGGTGATCTCTTGCAGCCACCGCGTCAGGGGGACGAATTCCCTGACCTAGCGCGCGTTGAGTTTACGCCTAAGGTTGATTCAGATATCGTCTTTGCCGGCTTGGGCTGGATTAAGGTGCCAGCTGGTGCCGTGGTCGCCGCTTATGCGCCAGAGGGTGTGGACGTTGTGATGCGTCCCGCGATGATTTAACAATTAAGGAGAAAAACATGCTTACAGGGAAACAAAAGCGTTTGTTGCGGAGCAAGGCCATGACCGAAAAGCCCTTGATCCACTTGGGTAAGTCCGGTTTGTCTGACACCTTCGTTCAGGGGGTTGCCGCTGCAGTGGACGCACGTGAAATGATTAAGATTAGCCTGCTGCCAGCCGCAGAAGAAACACCGGCTGAAGTGGGTAGCTTCTTGGTTCAGGAGATTCCTGGCCTCGAGTTGGCCCAAACCATCGGGCGTTCACTCGTGGTTTACAAGAAGTCGAGCAAGGAAGATAAGCAGAAGTTATCCAAGCAGATCGAAGGGCTGGCGAAGTAACATGGCGGCGCGGACGGTGCGTTTGTCACAACCGGTACTATCAACTGAACTGAAGGAACAGATTCTCGGCCCCAATAGGCGCAAGCAGGTAGGTATCTTTGGCGGGACCTTTAATCCGGTCCACACCGGTCATCTGGTGATGGCAGATCAAGTTGGCACGCAACTGGGCCTGGAAAAGGTCTACTTTATGCCCGACGCGACCCCACCACATGTTGATCACAAGGGGACCATCGATGCGAAGTACCGTGTTGAGATGCTGGCTGCAGCCATCAAGGATAACCCCTTGTTCGGACTCGAGCTGTGTGAAATTGAGCGCGGCGGCATCAGCTACACTTATGACACCATGGTACAGCTGAAACAGGCCCATCCCGACGTGGACTATTACTTTATCATTGGGGCGGATATGGTGAATTACTTGCCAAAGTGGCACCGCATCGACGACCTGGTCAAACTGGTCCACTTTGTTGGCGTCAAACGGCCAGGCTACGCGCCGACAAGCAAGTATCCTGTGGTGTGGGTCGACGCACCGCAACTGGAAATCACATCCACCGCTATCCGCAAGCGGGTTAAGCACGGTGAAAGTATTCGCTATTTGGTGCCTAATGCCGTAGCCGCGTATATCGAAAAGGAGCGTTTATATCTTGACTGATTACGAATATCCGCTCACCATGACGGGCGGGCACACGCGCAAGCAACTGATTGCGCTGATGCACAAACGTCTGGACCAGAGTCGTTTTGATCACTGTGTTCGGGTCGAAGAAACTAGCCGTAAACTGGCCAAGCGCTTTGGCGTGAACGTTGATGAGGCTGGGCTGGCCGGATTACTTCATGACTATGCCAAACAGGTCGAACCGGTTGATTTTAAGGCAGTCATCAAGCAGCAAGGGCTGGATCCAGCATTGCTCCAGTACAATCGCGGCATCTGGCACGGACTGGTTGGTGTGTGGTTTATTCAAAAAGAAGTCGGGGTTAGTGATCCCGCCGTCTTGCAGGCAATCAAACGCCACACGACGGGGGACCCCCACATGACGGACCTAGATATGATTACGTTCGTGGCCGATTTTATCGAACCCGAGCGCAAGCTAGCGGTCCAGGCCGAAGCACGGCAGGCGGCTGAAAAGAGCCTGACTGCGGCGAGTCTGGTGGAGCTCCAGTCGACGCTGACTTACCTGGTCGAAAAAAAGGCGCGGGTTTACCCATTAACACTCGCATCTTACAATTCACTCATCACCACACTCAAATAGGAGAAATCATTTAAATGAAGAGTAAAGAATTACTTGAAGTTGTTGTCCGCGCCGCTGACGAAAAGCGTGCAGAAGACATTGTGGCCCTAGACATGCATGAAGTTAGTCTCTTAGCAGACTACTTCATCGTGGCTAGCGGCAGTTCTGAACGTCAGGTGCAAGCCATCGTTGATAACATCGACGATAAGGTCGAAGAGGCTGGTGGTACCGTGAAGTCCATCGAAGGAAAGAAGGGGTCCAAGTGGATTCTGATGGATCTCGGCGACGTTGTGGTGCACGTCTTCACACCTGAAGAACGCAGCAACTACAACCTGGAACAGTTCTGGCAGGATGCGCCACTCGTTGACGTGGGCGCCTACATCGCAGAAGCATGATTTACGACACTTTTGCGGAAGTCTATGACCAGCTCATGGACCAGGACCTGTACGACGACTGGCTGGATTATGTGAAACAGATTACGCCACCAACGGGCCAGAAGGTTTTAGAGCTCGCAGGTGGTTCTGGTGCGCTCGCGCTTAAGATGCAGCAGGCGGGCTACGATGTGAGCTTGCTTGATCTTTCTGCCGAGATGCTGACGTTAGCAAGTAAGAAACTGACCAAGGCTGGCATCACCATGCGGATTATTCAAGCCGACATGCGTGATTTTGGCGTGGTCGACCAGTTCGACCTGGTCACTTGCTTTGATGACTCCATCTGCTACATGCAAA contains the following coding sequences:
- a CDS encoding YhbY family RNA-binding protein codes for the protein MLTGKQKRLLRSKAMTEKPLIHLGKSGLSDTFVQGVAAAVDAREMIKISLLPAAEETPAEVGSFLVQEIPGLELAQTIGRSLVVYKKSSKEDKQKLSKQIEGLAK
- a CDS encoding nicotinate-nucleotide adenylyltransferase encodes the protein MAARTVRLSQPVLSTELKEQILGPNRRKQVGIFGGTFNPVHTGHLVMADQVGTQLGLEKVYFMPDATPPHVDHKGTIDAKYRVEMLAAAIKDNPLFGLELCEIERGGISYTYDTMVQLKQAHPDVDYYFIIGADMVNYLPKWHRIDDLVKLVHFVGVKRPGYAPTSKYPVVWVDAPQLEITSTAIRKRVKHGESIRYLVPNAVAAYIEKERLYLD
- the yqeK gene encoding bis(5'-nucleosyl)-tetraphosphatase (symmetrical) YqeK gives rise to the protein MTDYEYPLTMTGGHTRKQLIALMHKRLDQSRFDHCVRVEETSRKLAKRFGVNVDEAGLAGLLHDYAKQVEPVDFKAVIKQQGLDPALLQYNRGIWHGLVGVWFIQKEVGVSDPAVLQAIKRHTTGDPHMTDLDMITFVADFIEPERKLAVQAEARQAAEKSLTAASLVELQSTLTYLVEKKARVYPLTLASYNSLITTLK
- the rsfS gene encoding ribosome silencing factor; translation: MKSKELLEVVVRAADEKRAEDIVALDMHEVSLLADYFIVASGSSERQVQAIVDNIDDKVEEAGGTVKSIEGKKGSKWILMDLGDVVVHVFTPEERSNYNLEQFWQDAPLVDVGAYIAEA